A stretch of Chiloscyllium punctatum isolate Juve2018m chromosome 6, sChiPun1.3, whole genome shotgun sequence DNA encodes these proteins:
- the gpr160 gene encoding probable G-protein coupled receptor 160: MEPVFCENCIKIDSSLYIYQIIDGRNLLLFVLFAKVILNFIILSTKRKILPSLIGYFCISLSLMDLALFVNVLIISCFKTCTVLGTQIGNHHICLLLQIFSSMYSVLHLPIFFLSGLDFYINLPRLPKPINTSRKILYIFIIMLLWIGAIVYIFDIHSLHPPLKAVLYYYLFQCDVTISIQNHFLSILILLTVILVTIYCWSGLSALVRSLKVISYVEEVVVICSHSNAWRQSHSAKEQLLTNITMCFLLTWSPFILLQLTVVLIWAPLPAYMDLNVPWLCFMNSFLIGAIYWLRYGEVSQDVISLFPDSFCHWRFCHLQQVFTAADEEWIPVKEDNESKILIA, translated from the coding sequence ATGGAACCTGTTTTCTGTGAGAACTGCATTAAGATTGACAGCAGCCTATATATTTACCAGATCATTGACGGCAGAAATTTATTGCTCTTTGTCCTGTTTGCAAAGGTCATCCTCAACTTTATCATCCTGAGCACAAAGCGAAAGATACTCCCAAGTTTAATTGGCTATTTCTGCATCTCCCTATCACTGATGGATCTTGCATTATTTGTGAATGTGTTAATCATTTCATGTTTTAAGACATGTACAGTGCTCGGAACTCAAATTGGAAACCATCACATCTGCCTGCTTCTACAGATTTTCTCATCCATGTACAGTGTCCTGCATTTGCCCATCTTCTTCCTCTCTGGTCTTGATTTTTACATAAACCTACCTCGTCTTCCCAAACCCATAAACACCTCTCGGAAAATCCTATATATTTTCATTATCATGCTGTTATGGATTGGAGCCATTGTCTACATATTTGATATCCACAGTCTCCATCCACCATTAAAAGCTGTCTTGTACTACTATTTGTTCCAATGTGATGTCACCATCAGCATTCAGAACCACTTTCTCTCCATTCTGATACTTCTGACAGTGATTCTTGTGACAATTTATTGTTGGTCTGGTTTGAGCGCCCTTGTCAGATCTCTGAAGGTGATTTCCTATGTGGAAGAGGTTGTGGTGATATGTTCACACTCCAACGCATGGAGGCAGTCCCATTCAGCCAAGGAACAACTCCTGACCAATATTACCATGTGCTTTCTCTTGACCTGGAGCCCATTTATTCTCCTTCAGTTGACTGTTGTTTTGATCTGGGCTCCCCTGCCTGCCTACATGGATTTGAACGTTCCTTGGCTTTGTTTCATGAACAGCTTCCTCATTGGAGCCATCTATTGGCTGAGGTACGGTGAGGTCTCTCAGGATGTCATTTCCTTATTTCCAGACAGTTTCTGCCATTGGAGATTTTGCCATCTTCAGCAAGTTTTCACTGCAGCTGATGAAGAATGGATCCCAGTGAAAGAGGACAATGAATCAAAGATTCTAATTGCCTGA